TTGAGCGCCCCCGGCAAAGTCTCGAGCACCGCCGAACAGGGTGCCGAACCACGGGGCCGCCGCCTCGTCCAGGGCCTCCCGGGCGTTCCCGGCGAGAGCCGGATCGACGATCAGCGCGCGGGCACCGGATTGCTCGACGATGTAGCGCAGCTCGCGCCCGGTCAGGGCGTAATTGACCGGGACGTGGATCAGGCCGGCGCGGGCGCAGGCGAGCCACAGGATCAGGTAGGCGTCCGAGTTGCGCCCCAGCGCCCCGAGCCGGTCGCCCCGGGTCAGCCCCGCCTCCGTGAGGCCGTGGGCGACCCGGTCGACGGCGCGGTCGAGGGCGGCAAAGCTCCAGCGCCGCTCGCCGAAGGACAGGGCGTTGCGGTCGCGGTGGCGCCGGGCCGTGCGCCGCAGGGCGTCGGAGATGGTATCGCGCCGTGCGCGCGCGGCCTCGTGCCCCGCACGCGTCTCCTGGCCGGCGAGCGTCCCGTCGGATCCCATGGTGGCTCCTCCCTCACGGCTCCGTCGTGCCCCGTCTCCGTCACGGGGCCGCGTCGCTCGTCGGCTTTTGTACCGGCAAGTTGTACCGGCAAGTCGGCGCGGCCTGCCCTTAGACTAACGGCGGATGGCGCATCCCGCCGGTCGCCTCCCGGAGCCGTCAGGCGCCGCCGTCCCAGCCGGCCAGGAAATCGAGGAGGAGCCGGTTGACCTCGTCGGGCTGCTCCTCGTGGGGCAGGTGGCCGCACCGGGCGATCGCCGCCGTGCGCAGGTCGCTCGCCATCTCGGCCCACACCGCCTTCATGTCGAAGGCCTGGCCGACGGCACCGAAATCGGCGCCCCACAGCGACAGGACCGGGCAGGCGATCTTCACCTCGGCATCGACGAGGTCCTGCGCGTTGTCCTCCGCGTTGGCGCGGTAATCCGCCATCGCGCCGCGCACGGCGCCGGGCGCCCGGTAGGCCGCGACATAGGTGTCGAAGTCGGCCCCCGAGATGGCGTGCGGGTTGAAGCACCAATCGGAGAAGAAGTGGCGCAGCCACAGGTCCTCGCGCCCGGCGATCAGCGCCTCCGGCAGGTCGGGCACCAGGTGGAACAGGAAGAACCAGTAGGCCCGGGCGGTCTGGGCATTCATGTGGCGCGCCACGATCCGGGTCGGCACGTTGTCCATCACGACCAGCCGGTCGAGGCGGTCCGGATGATCCTTGGCGAAGCGGGTGGCGACCCGCGCGCCGCGGTCGTGCCCGACGAGGGCGATTCTGTCGATCCCGAGGGCATCGAGGAGGGCGACGAGGTCCTGCGCCATCGTGCGCTTGTCGTAGCCGCTCGCCGGCTTGTCGGTCTCGCCGTAGCCGCGCAGGTCCGGAGCGATGACGCGGTAGTGCCGGCCGAGCGGCGGGATCTGGTGGCGCCAGGCGTAGCTCGTCTCGGGAAAACCGTGCAGCAGCACGACCGGCGGGCCCGATCCGGCCTCGAGGTAATGCTGCCGGATGCCGTTCGCCCGGATCGTGTGATGCGTGATCGCCGTCATGTCGCGTCCTTCCGCCTGGTCCGTTCTCGGCGGGCAGCATGGCGAAGGCCGCCGGGCGGTCTTTCAGGATCGCGCGGCGTTTTGGACGCCTCGCCGCTGCCGGGTCAGGCCGCCCGTGCCGGGCCGGAATCCAGGGCGGCGACGAGGATCAGCACCGGCGCGACCGCGATCGCGGCGGCACCGACGAGATAGAAGAACAGCGCCGCCAGCCCGCAGCCGAGGGCGAAGGCCGCGACGGCGGCGCTCATCCGGGCGATCCGGCGCCGCGCCGCGTGCTCGGCCGGCACGCCGCGCAGCAGGTCGGCGAGGTCGATCATGATCTGCGTCGTCGTGCCGGTCATCAGGGTCGAGGGCGGCGCCTCGGGCAGGTGCGCCCGGTGCGCCGCGTTCTGCACCGCCATCGCGACGACCAGCACCATGCCGGTGAGGAGCGCCGCCGGACGGTCGGCATCCGTGAACGGTCCGAGCGCGATGGCGAGGACCGTGCCGAGGGCCAGGAAGGCGCATTGGGTCAGGAGCAGCAGGCGCAAGACCGGGCGGCCGGTCTCCTCCAGGCGGCGGCCGGCGAGCCGGGTGGCCAGCACCGCGACGCAGAAGACCGGCAGCGCCAGGAGCTTCGCCCAGGCGCCGGTGGCGCCGTGCACCATCGCGGCGCCGAAGGTCACGAAGTTGCCGGTGACGTGGGCGGTGAACAGGCCCTGGAGGGCGAGGAAGCCGACCGTGTCGACATAGCCGCCGACGAAGCTCAGGATCTGGGCGGGGGAGGGGCGCATGGGGTCGTCCGTTCGAGGGGGAGGGCGGCTCACCAGGCGTAGCGCAGCTCGACGCCGAGATAGGTGCCGTCCTTGCCCCCGGCCTGGCGGATCGTGTCGCCGGCGGCAAAGCGCACCGCCTCGACCGCGCCGGTGAGGCCGGGAGCGAAGACGTAATCCGCGCGCAGCTGCCCGTAGGCGCCGGTCCAGAGATGCCCGCGCCCGGCAGTGCCCGGGACCGGGTTGCTCGGCTGGACGTAGACCGCATCGGAAGTGGTCTGGCGCCATTGCAGGCCGAAGGCGGCGCTGACGGCGAGGCCTGCGGCCGGGTGGACCGTCAGCGACGGCTTGAGGTGGAGGAGGTTGGCGTAGCTCGTGTAGCCGGCGAGCGTGAAGTAGTAGCCGTTGGGGAAGAGCGGGTTGAAGGTGTTCAAGGTGGAATCGCCGCGGCGGGCGTCGCCCGAGGCGGCGTCGCCCTGGAGGCCGAGGCGCGGCCGCCAGGGCAGAGTGTCGAGCGTGTAGCCGACGCGGCTGCCGACCGCCCAGGCGGCGATGTCGGTCCGGCCGACGCTGCCGATCTGGCCCATCGCCTCCAGATCCCAGTCGAACCCGCCCGCGGCCCCCGCGTAGCGGATGTCGAGGACGTGGCGGGACTCGTTTCCGACGGCGTCGAGGAAGCGGGCGCCGTCGCGCTCGTAGAGACCCCAATAGGCGGACAATTCCTGATCGCCGAAGACCTTGCGTTCGACCCGCAGGGTGCTGAAGCGGAAGGCCTTGGTGGAGACGTCGTCGAAGGGCTCATAGATCCGGTATTGTACCGGCTGGCTGACGAAGCCGAGCACCCGCCAGGGCCCGGATTCCCAATCGGCCCAGAGCGCATCGAAGGACTGGCGCACGTTCGGTCCGTCGCGCGAGGAGACGAAGCGCTGCAGGTCGAAGGCGAAGTCCTGCCGCCCGGCCCGGGCCTTGAAGGTCCCGTCCTCGCCCGTCCGGCTGTAGGACAGGAAGGCGAGGCGCAGGTCGAGGATGTTCTCGTCGACCGAGGTGATGACGCGCTTGCCCGGTGCCCGTACATCCTCCACCTGCGCGAAGATCTGCCAGTTCTCGTTCAGCCGCGCGTCGAGGTGGATCTGCAGGCGTTGCAGCAGGTACGCATCGCCCCGCGGCCCGCCGATGCCGAAGGCGGGCGTGCGGTTGCTCTCGAAGCGTTCGCGCAGGGTCAGGCCGAGGGACAGGTAGCTCTTCGGATCGGCGGCGAAGAGCGGGATGTATTTCAGGTCGTCGAAGGGCTGGGTGCGCCGGGCCGGATCGGCCAGGGGCGACCAGTCCTCGGCCCAGCGGTTGGTCTTCGTCGCCGGCCGGGTGATCGGGTCGGAGGCGGCGTCCTCGGCGCACGCGCCCGCGCTCAGCAGGCAGAGCGCGACGAACATCCCCGGCCGGACGACGCTCACCGGGCCGCCATACCCGCTTGGTGGATCTCCGCGACGTAACCGCCGGGGAAGCGCACCATCGCGGCGCTCCGGTCACCGGCGGTGACAGGGGCAACCAGCACGCTCGCCCCGGCCGCCTTCGCCTTGGCCAGGGTGTCGGCGAGGTCCGCGACCTCGTAGCCGGTGGTCTCGTGGCCGTAGGGGTAGGGCAGGTGGCCGTCGGTCACCAGCACGGTCATGCGGCCGAAATCGGAGGCGAGGCGCAGACGGCGATAGGTGTCGCCCGGCCGGCCGATCTCGGCGCCGGGGGCCTTCGTGTCGTCGGAGACGACGCGTCCGTGGGAGAAGCGGCGGAAGCCCGCCACGAAGGCCTCGACGCTGTCGGGCGAGACGTAGACCCGGTTCTCCGGCACCGTCGCGAAGGGAGCGTAGTCCGGCTTCGTATTGTGCCAGTAGAGCTGCATGTTGACGCCGCCCGGCCACTGGATGACGGCGTCGCGGCCGATCGGGTCCGGAAAGGTCTGGACGATCACCGCGGCCCCCGCAGCTCGGGCGGAGGCGACCGCCGCATCCATGTCGGCGACGAGGTAGCCGGTGCGCTCGGTCCCGAAGGGATGGGGGATCGGCGTCTTGAAGCCGAACAGCGACACGGTGCCGACCGGCGTCTGGATCAGCTGCGAGGTGGTGCTCGACGGCGTCGGCGTCACGGTCGCGACGACCTGCTTCGTGCTCTTGCCGCCGAAGGTGGCGGTGAAGCTCCCGACGAAACGGTCGACATCCTCGGGGGCCACGTAGACGTGGGTGGTGTCGTATTGCGGCGCGACGGCGACCTTGGGCTCGGCCGCGGCGTCCCGAGCCCGGGCCGGGCCGGCGAGGAGGGCGGCCGCGAGGAGGGAGGCGGCGAGGATGCGCATCATGGAGGGCTCCAGGCGATTGGCCGTACGAGGTATTTTCGAATATCGGTGAAGCCCATCCCCAACCCTCCCCCCTCTGCGCAGGGCTGTCCGGGGAAAAGAGTAGCGCGGGTTCTCTCCTCTCCCCGCGGGCGGGGAGAGGGCTGACGACACCTTGTCGTGTCGTCGGCAAGCGGAGGCGCAGCCGGAGCGAGGGTGAGGGGGTGTCTCAGGATGAGACTCCTCCGGAATCACCCCCTCACCCTCGCCCTTCGGGCTCACCGCGCTCCCTGAACGGGAGCGCAGTCCTCTCCCCGCCCGCGGGGAGAGGGGAAACCCGCGCCTTTTACTTTTCCCCGGACGATCCTGCCCTCTGCGGGGGAGGGTGGCGAACGGAGTGAGCCGGAAGAGGGGCAGCGCAACGGCGATCCAGAGGGCGCCCTTCAGAACGGTTCAGTCCTTTCCGGAAGCATAGTTCCCCCCTCCCGGCCTCCCCCGCAGAGTGGGGGGGTCGGGACGGCGCGTCACACCGCCCAGCAGGCACAGCCCAACGCCCCCCAGAAGCTCTTCAGATCCGAGACCGGCGCCTGCGACGACCAGGCGGTGGCATGAGCGTGGCCGTGCAGCCCGCAGGACAGCGCGCAGCCGCACGCCGCGCTCGCCTCCCGCGCCACCACGGCTTCCGCCCGCACCGGGCGCTCGCCCCAGGCGCCGTAGCCCTTGAAGGTGCGCACCGGCGACCAGTCCGGCATCGCCGGGGGCGGCGGAGTCTCGTCGAGGGCCGAGAAGGGGCCGGCGGCGTACACCACCCTGCCGCCGACCACCGTCAGGTCGCTCACCGTGTCGGCGATCTCGGCCTCGGCGCAGGCCAATACGTCGCGGTCCGGCACGATCAGGTCGGCGAGTTGGCCACTGGCGATCCGCCCCTTGCGGCCCTGCTCGTTCGAGAACCAGGTCACGTTCTCGGTCCACATCCGGAGCGCCGTCTCGCGGTCGAGGCAGTTGCGGCGGGGGTAGATCTGCATCCCGCCGACCGTGCGGCCGGTGACGAGCCAGGCGATCGAGACCCAAGGATTGTAGGAGGCGACGCGGGTCGCGTCGGTACCGGCCGAGACCGGTACGCCCTTCTCCAGCATGCGGGCGACCGGCGGGGTCGCCGCGGCGGCGCCGTGGCCGTAGCGCTCGACGAAGTACTCGCCCTGATAGGCCATCCGGTGCTGCACCGCGATGCCGCCGCCGAGCGCCGCGATGCGGTCGATCGAGGCCTCCGAGATCGTCTCGGCGTGGTCGAAGAACCAGTTGAGGCCCTCGAGCGGGATGTCCTGGTTCACGCGCTCGAACACGTCGAGGGCGCGGGAGATCGTCTCGTCGTAGGTGGCGTGCAGGCGCCAGGGCCAGCGGTTCTCGGCGAGCACCCGCACCACGCCCTCGAGCTCGTCCTCCATCTCCGGCGCCATGTCGGGCCGGGGCTGGCGAAAGTCCTCGAAATCGGCGGCCGAGAAGACCAGCATCTCGCCCGCACCGTTGTGCCGGAAGTAGTCGTCGCCCTGCTTGTAGCGGGACGACCTGGTCCAGGCGAGGAAGTCCTCCTTCTCGGCCTTCGGCTTCTGGGTGAACAGGTTGTAGGCGAGCCGCACGGTGAGCTGGCCGGCATCGGCCAGCGTCTGGACGACCTGGTAATCCTCCGGATAGTTCTGGAAGCCGCCGCCGGCATCGATCGCTCCGGTCACGCCGAGCCGGTTCAGCTCGCGCATGAAGTGGCGGGTCGAGTTGACCTGGTACTCGAAGGGGAGCTTCGGCCCCTTGGCCAGCGTCGCGTAGAGGATCGCGGCGTTGGGCTTGGCGAGCAGCAACCCGGTCGGGTTGCCCGCAGAATCGCGCAGGATCGATCCGCCCGGCGGCTCCGGCGTGTCCCGGGTGTAGCCGACGGCCCGCAAAGCCGCCCCGTTGAGGAGCGCCCGGTCGTAGAGGTGGAGCAGGAAGACCGGGGTATCGGGGGCGACGGCGTTCAGCTCCTCGAGGGTCGGCAGGCGCTTCTCGGCGAACTGGTGCTCGGTGAAGCCGCCGACCACGCGCACCCATTGCGGCGGCGGCGTCACCGCCACCTGGCGCTTGAGCATCGCCATCGCGTCGGCCAGCGAGCGCACGCCGTCCCAGCGCAGCTCCATGTTGAAGTTGAGCCCGCCGCGGATGAGATGCAGGTGGTTGTCGATGAGGCCGGGCAGGACCCGGCGGCCCTTGAGGTCGACCACCCGCGTTCCCGGCCCGGCGAGCCCCATCACCTCGTGGTCGGATCCGACCGCGGTGAAGACGCCGTCGGAGATCGCGACCGCCGAGGCTGTGGGGCGCGAGGGGTCGAGCGTGGTGACGAGACCGCCGCGCAGGACTAGGTCGGGGTGAGCCGCAACGCTCATCGAAGCTCCTCGGTCGACTCAGGAAAGGCGGTGCCGGCGCGGCGCGCCGGCACTCTTGGTCGGCTGTGACGGTCAGGCCGGCGGGTTCGCCGGCGCCTTCGTCGGTTCGACCGCAAAGCTCTTGCGGTGGAGCAGGCTCGACAGCACGGCCGGGTGGCCGCGCCAATACGAGACGGCCATCTCCCCGGCCAGGATGCCGAGGAGGCCGACGAGCGCGATGATCGGCGGCGCGGGCGACTTCACGCCGATCAGCCCGTAGGCGACGCCGACCGCGAGGCCGGCGGCAAGCGAGAGGAGGTACGGCAGCATCGCGTGCCGATCGTTCGGCTCAGTGGCCTTCGGAGGCGCCGAACATCGACTTGGCGTAGATGATGCCGAGGCCGTAGGCGCCGCCGTACTTCTTGGCGATGCCGGTGGTCATCTCGTAGGTCTCGGTGCGGGCCCAGTCGCGCTGCAGTTCGAGCATGTATTGCAGCGAGGTCATCGGCTGCACGCCGGCCTGGATCATCCGCTGCATGGCGCGCTCATGCGCCTCGTCGGAGACGTCGCCGCAGGCATCCGCGATGACGTAGACCTCGAAGCCCTGGTCGAGCGCCGACAGGGTCGGGCCGACGATGCAGACCGAGGTCCACAGGCCTGCGAAGACGAGCCGGTCCTTGCCGATCGCCGACACCCGGGCCACCACGGCGGCGTCCTCCCAGGTGTTCATCGAGGTGCGGTCGAGGAGCTTCTCTTCGGGGAAGGCCGAGGTGATCTCCTCGAACATCGGGCCCGAGAAGCTCTTCTCGGCCACCGTCGTCAGCACCGTGGACACGCCGAACCCTGCGGCGGCGCGCGACACCAGGGCGACGTTGTTGCGCAGGGTCACGGCGTCGATGGACTTCGTCGCGAAGGACATCTGCGACTGGAAGTCGATCATGATCAGCGTGTGATCGTGCGGCGAGACGAGGCGCTTTCCGGGCGTCGGCGTCGCTTTGATGGCCATGAGTCGGGCTCCTTCACGCTCGTCCTGGCGGACGGTGACCGTTGCGCCACCGCTCATCGGATCGGCGGCAGTGCCCGGCTTCTAGTCCCCCCGGGGACATGCGGATTGGAGGCTTTGCGCGCGGGTTGGACGATTGCGCTGTCGTGAGCGGCAAGGGCGCGGGCCGCGGGGCCCTTTTCCCCGAGGGGCCCGACGGCGTGTCCCGCCGGATGAGGCGCAGACCCGATCTCCGTTTCAACGAGGATGTGCGCCGGGAAATGCCCGAAACCGAGCGGTCCGTGCCGCACCCCTGCATTCACCGCTACGGCATCGCCCCGGCAGCGCAGGTCGAGGAGGTGTTGCCGGTGCCGAGGCGTCTCGCACCCGCCACGGTGACCGTCCGCTCTCGGTCCGGCGGAGGCGGTTCGACGGCAGCCCGGACGCTCCGGCATCGATCCACACGAGCATCACGGCGTCGACCATCGGGGGTCTCCCGGGTACGGGGTTGGTGTCGGCAACCCGATCCCGACCCGTCACCGCCGATGGCCATCCCCGCGTGAGATCACGCGTGCCACAGCGCTGGGAAGGCGCGCAGGCAAGCCCTCCCGCTTTCGGTCACGACGCCACTCCAGGGGACACGAGCCCTGGAGGAGTATCATCGTACGACCGGAACCTCGGTGCTGATCTGCCGATGGTATCATGGGAAGTGCGCCTCGGCTGGAGAAGTCTCGGTCGGACCTGAGCCCCTCAGCTCAGCGTGATGGCGGAGAGATCGATGGACACCACGAGCGGCTCGGGCATCGGCCGGCCGTCGGGCCGCCGCGGGAAGATCCGCCGCCGCGTCGGAACCTTGATCCCGGAAACGTCGACGTAATCCGAGAGAAAATGCGCGCCCGGCGTGCTTCCGGCGATCTCGACGTCGTAGTCGTGCCGGGCGATCAGGCCGTCGGCATCGACGTAGAGCGTCTGTACCCGGCTGTGTGTCGCAATGGTGGACGAGAAGGTCGCCCGCAGCCGACGCCAGACCGTGTCGCCGTCGCGCCAGGGCTCGATCTCATGCGTCTCGACACCCGGATAGGCGAGCAGGAACGGCATGTTGAGGTAGGTCCACATCGCACAGCCGGCGAAGTAGGCGAGTTGCGGATCGCTCCAGGGCGTCTCCAGGGTGTGAGCCTGGAACGACGCGCGCGGGTCGACGAGCTCCTCGATCATCGACCCCGCCGCATCCTCGATCGAGACCCGATCGGGGGTGAAGCGGGAGCGCCGTCCGTCGCTCCCGAACGGCGCGTGCGAGGCCCATTCGTCGCGCAGGCCCACCGTCACGTCGACCGCATCGAGCAACCCCGCCTTCCCTTTCAGAGCCCAGAGCGCGCCGCCCTGCATGAGATGCGCGCTCATCGTCGAGAATCGGTTCCAGCGTGCGAGGCCGCCATGGGCGTCGAGCATGGTCGCGAGCAAAGTCGTCATGTCGTCAATCCGCTGTTTGGTGGTCGGCGAGGAAGCGGCTGCTCCCGGCAGTCAGGTCCGCCGTGAGCCCGGACCGTGCGGAAATCGACGCTGGGCCCGGGACCGCGTCGAGGAGGGAGAAGAGCCGCTGGTTCATGGATGAGCGTCCGTTGCGTCCGGGATCAGGCTTCGGCCGAGGCCGCGAAGGCGTCGAGGGCGCGGGTGCCGTAGACGATGGCCGCTCCCGCCCCGAGGCTCGCGGCGCCCCCGAGCGCCTCGGCCAGCTCCGCGTGCGTCGCGCCGAGCTTGCTGGCGGCGTCGGCGTGGACGGTGATGCCGCCATCGCAGCGCAGCGTCACCGCGACGGCGACCGCGATCAGTTCGCGCACCTCGGCTTCGAGGTGATTGGTCTTCTGCCCCGCCGCGCTCAGTGCGCCGTAGTCCCCGATCGTCTCCGGGCTGAGCTTGGCGAACCCGCCGACACCGGCCGTCACCTGCTGCCGGTAGAGGTTCCAATCCATCATGTGCATGTCGCTGTTCCCCCGGAGTGCAGCTGGCGGCTCGTCCATGGCCATCAGGGCTAAGCGGTCCGGCGGCCGCGGTCGTGAGAGGCGTCGTGAGACGTCGTGAGGGAGTGTACGGCACCGCTTCTCATGCCTCTCGGGCGCTCGCAGGTCCGAGGATGGCGGGGCGGATGCGACATCGGCGACCGGCCGGGATCGGCGGGAAGGCCGCGTATCGCCGAGGACGGATCAAGCGGAGCTGCGACCCGGAATCGTGCCGGGTCAGGCCGACGCGAGCCGGCGCAGCCTCGTTGCGTCGTCACTCCACGATGCGGCATATGCCGGGCGCAGGCCGGGCTGCGGCACCTTCATGCCACGGCCTGCACGAGAGCAACGGCCGTGACGCCGACGAGCAGGGATCCCTCCCGTCGGCGTATCGCTCGAATGTCGGGTCCTGCTGTCGCTCAGGCCCCGGCGAGCTTCGTGTTGGCGACCGGTAGCGACCGGATCCGCTGCCCGGTCAGCGCCGCGATGGCGTTGAGGATCGCCGGGGGCACGCCCGGCAGGCCCGGCTCGCCGACGCCGCCCATCGGGGCGCCGCTCTCGACGATGCGGACATGGACCGCCGGCATGTGCTCGCGGCGCAGGATCGGGTAGGTGTCGAAGTTCTGCGACTGGCGCAGGCCGTCGCGGTAGACGATCTGCTCGAACAGCACCGAGGAGGTGCCGAGCGCGGCCGCCGACTCGACCTGCGCCTTCACGATCGCCGGGTTGACGACCGAGCCCGGATCGAAGGCGATCCAGAGATTGTGCACCCGGGCCTCACCGCCCTCGACCGAGACTTCCGCGATCGTCGCGGTCTCCGACCCGAAGGGCGAGGCGAGCGAGATACCGCGCGCCCTCCGGCCAGCACCGGCCGCGTAGGGGCCGCGCCGCCAGCCGCCGGCGAGGTCGGCGACCTCGCGCAGGAGCCGCTGGTGGCGCGGCTTGTCCTTCAGGAGCGTCATCCGGAGTTCGAACGGGTCGTGCCCGCCGGCCAGCGCCACCTCGTCGAGGAAACTCTCGTAGAAGGTATCGTTCATCGAGTGGCCGACCGAGCGCCAGAACGCGATCGTCACCGGATGGGCGACCTTGGTGAAGGTCATCCGGCGGTTCGCGATCGCGTAGGGCTTCTCGACGATGCCCTCGACGGCGGAAGGGTCGACCGGCGTCTTCATCAGGGCACCGAAGTAGCGGCCGATCGGCCCCTCCCCGACGGTGCGCACCTCGATCGCCGTCGGGTTGCCGGCCGCGTCGAGGGCGGCGCGGAAGCGGCTGAAGCTCAGGGGACGCAGGCCGTCGCGGGCGAATTCCTCCTCGCGCGACCACAGCACCTTCACCGGCCGGCCGGTCGCCTTCGCGAGCAGGATCGCCTGCGGGAACGGGTTGCCGGACTCGTAGGGGAAGTGCCGGCCGAAGAACCCGCCGAGCATCGGCGAGTGGATGCGGACCTTGTCCGGCGACAGCCCCGCGACCTTCGCCGAGATGCCCTGGAACAGCTCCGGCATCTGGTTCGGCAGCCAGACGTCGAGGGTGCCGTCTTGGTTGAAGCGCGCGATCGACGAGGGCGGCTCGAGCTGGGCGTGGGCCAGGTAGGGGGCCGCGTACTCCGCCTCGACCACCTTGGCGGCACGCGCAAAGGCGCCGGCGGCGTCGCCTTCCGCCTCCGCCGCGTGGCCGGCCTCCGTCGCGCCCTTCAGCGCCGCGAGCAGCCCGTCGGAGGAGAAATCGGCCGCGACCGTGTCGAGGCCGGTCGCCTTCGGGGCGCTCCAGCGCACGGTCAGCGCCTCGACGGCCTTGCGCGCCCGCCACCAGCTGTCGGCGGCGACCGCCACCGCCCCGGGGAGGCGGTGGATCGAATGCACGCCCGGCATCGCCCGCACCCCCGCCTCGTTGTCGAGCCCGACCGGCTCGGTGCCGGGATGCGGCGCGTGCGCCACCGCGGCGTAGAGCATGCTCTCGACCTTCTGGTCGATGGCGTAGACGGCGCGGCCCGTCGCCTTGTCGCGCACGTCGATCCGGGCCACCGGCTTGCCGATGTAGCGGAAGGTCTTGGGGTCGCGCAGGGCTGCGGCCTCGTTGGGCTTGAGCGCCATCGCGTCGGCGGCGAGCGCGCCGTAGGCGAGCGTGCGGCCGGATGCGGCGTGGACCACGGTGCCGTCGCGGGTGGTGATCTCGGCCGCCTGCACCTTGAGCCGCGCGGCCGCCGCGCGCACCAGCATGTCGCGGGCGGTGGCCCCGAGCTGGCGCATCAGCGGATAGCTGGAGCGCGTCGAGAAGCTGCCGC
This sequence is a window from Methylobacterium sp. SyP6R. Protein-coding genes within it:
- a CDS encoding VOC family protein; protein product: MMRILAASLLAAALLAGPARARDAAAEPKVAVAPQYDTTHVYVAPEDVDRFVGSFTATFGGKSTKQVVATVTPTPSSTTSQLIQTPVGTVSLFGFKTPIPHPFGTERTGYLVADMDAAVASARAAGAAVIVQTFPDPIGRDAVIQWPGGVNMQLYWHNTKPDYAPFATVPENRVYVSPDSVEAFVAGFRRFSHGRVVSDDTKAPGAEIGRPGDTYRRLRLASDFGRMTVLVTDGHLPYPYGHETTGYEVADLADTLAKAKAAGASVLVAPVTAGDRSAAMVRFPGGYVAEIHQAGMAAR
- a CDS encoding alpha/beta fold hydrolase, with translation MTAITHHTIRANGIRQHYLEAGSGPPVVLLHGFPETSYAWRHQIPPLGRHYRVIAPDLRGYGETDKPASGYDKRTMAQDLVALLDALGIDRIALVGHDRGARVATRFAKDHPDRLDRLVVMDNVPTRIVARHMNAQTARAYWFFLFHLVPDLPEALIAGREDLWLRHFFSDWCFNPHAISGADFDTYVAAYRAPGAVRGAMADYRANAEDNAQDLVDAEVKIACPVLSLWGADFGAVGQAFDMKAVWAEMASDLRTAAIARCGHLPHEEQPDEVNRLLLDFLAGWDGGA
- a CDS encoding alginate export family protein, whose translation is MFVALCLLSAGACAEDAASDPITRPATKTNRWAEDWSPLADPARRTQPFDDLKYIPLFAADPKSYLSLGLTLRERFESNRTPAFGIGGPRGDAYLLQRLQIHLDARLNENWQIFAQVEDVRAPGKRVITSVDENILDLRLAFLSYSRTGEDGTFKARAGRQDFAFDLQRFVSSRDGPNVRQSFDALWADWESGPWRVLGFVSQPVQYRIYEPFDDVSTKAFRFSTLRVERKVFGDQELSAYWGLYERDGARFLDAVGNESRHVLDIRYAGAAGGFDWDLEAMGQIGSVGRTDIAAWAVGSRVGYTLDTLPWRPRLGLQGDAASGDARRGDSTLNTFNPLFPNGYYFTLAGYTSYANLLHLKPSLTVHPAAGLAVSAAFGLQWRQTTSDAVYVQPSNPVPGTAGRGHLWTGAYGQLRADYVFAPGLTGAVEAVRFAAGDTIRQAGGKDGTYLGVELRYAW
- a CDS encoding carboxymuconolactone decarboxylase family protein — encoded protein: MHMMDWNLYRQQVTAGVGGFAKLSPETIGDYGALSAAGQKTNHLEAEVRELIAVAVAVTLRCDGGITVHADAASKLGATHAELAEALGGAASLGAGAAIVYGTRALDAFAASAEA
- a CDS encoding hydrolase — its product is MKATPTPGKRLVSPHDHTLIMIDFQSQMSFATKSIDAVTLRNNVALVSRAAAGFGVSTVLTTVAEKSFSGPMFEEITSAFPEEKLLDRTSMNTWEDAAVVARVSAIGKDRLVFAGLWTSVCIVGPTLSALDQGFEVYVIADACGDVSDEAHERAMQRMIQAGVQPMTSLQYMLELQRDWARTETYEMTTGIAKKYGGAYGLGIIYAKSMFGASEGH
- a CDS encoding amidohydrolase, translated to MSVAAHPDLVLRGGLVTTLDPSRPTASAVAISDGVFTAVGSDHEVMGLAGPGTRVVDLKGRRVLPGLIDNHLHLIRGGLNFNMELRWDGVRSLADAMAMLKRQVAVTPPPQWVRVVGGFTEHQFAEKRLPTLEELNAVAPDTPVFLLHLYDRALLNGAALRAVGYTRDTPEPPGGSILRDSAGNPTGLLLAKPNAAILYATLAKGPKLPFEYQVNSTRHFMRELNRLGVTGAIDAGGGFQNYPEDYQVVQTLADAGQLTVRLAYNLFTQKPKAEKEDFLAWTRSSRYKQGDDYFRHNGAGEMLVFSAADFEDFRQPRPDMAPEMEDELEGVVRVLAENRWPWRLHATYDETISRALDVFERVNQDIPLEGLNWFFDHAETISEASIDRIAALGGGIAVQHRMAYQGEYFVERYGHGAAAATPPVARMLEKGVPVSAGTDATRVASYNPWVSIAWLVTGRTVGGMQIYPRRNCLDRETALRMWTENVTWFSNEQGRKGRIASGQLADLIVPDRDVLACAEAEIADTVSDLTVVGGRVVYAAGPFSALDETPPPPAMPDWSPVRTFKGYGAWGERPVRAEAVVAREASAACGCALSCGLHGHAHATAWSSQAPVSDLKSFWGALGCACWAV
- a CDS encoding YoaK family protein, with protein sequence MRPSPAQILSFVGGYVDTVGFLALQGLFTAHVTGNFVTFGAAMVHGATGAWAKLLALPVFCVAVLATRLAGRRLEETGRPVLRLLLLTQCAFLALGTVLAIALGPFTDADRPAALLTGMVLVVAMAVQNAAHRAHLPEAPPSTLMTGTTTQIMIDLADLLRGVPAEHAARRRIARMSAAVAAFALGCGLAALFFYLVGAAAIAVAPVLILVAALDSGPARAA
- a CDS encoding xanthine dehydrogenase family protein molybdopterin-binding subunit, which translates into the protein MDQILRTPSRATTGTAILSRRHLIGAAAGALVLAVTLPGRARAEAQGPAEGAGAIAQKPGTRVPAFLEIRPDGTVRFLSPFVEGGQGIATGMAQIVGEELDVDPARFVVECAPPGPDYAVVNGIRMTGGSFSTRSSYPLMRQLGATARDMLVRAAAARLKVQAAEITTRDGTVVHAASGRTLAYGALAADAMALKPNEAAALRDPKTFRYIGKPVARIDVRDKATGRAVYAIDQKVESMLYAAVAHAPHPGTEPVGLDNEAGVRAMPGVHSIHRLPGAVAVAADSWWRARKAVEALTVRWSAPKATGLDTVAADFSSDGLLAALKGATEAGHAAEAEGDAAGAFARAAKVVEAEYAAPYLAHAQLEPPSSIARFNQDGTLDVWLPNQMPELFQGISAKVAGLSPDKVRIHSPMLGGFFGRHFPYESGNPFPQAILLAKATGRPVKVLWSREEEFARDGLRPLSFSRFRAALDAAGNPTAIEVRTVGEGPIGRYFGALMKTPVDPSAVEGIVEKPYAIANRRMTFTKVAHPVTIAFWRSVGHSMNDTFYESFLDEVALAGGHDPFELRMTLLKDKPRHQRLLREVADLAGGWRRGPYAAGAGRRARGISLASPFGSETATIAEVSVEGGEARVHNLWIAFDPGSVVNPAIVKAQVESAAALGTSSVLFEQIVYRDGLRQSQNFDTYPILRREHMPAVHVRIVESGAPMGGVGEPGLPGVPPAILNAIAALTGQRIRSLPVANTKLAGA
- a CDS encoding DUF1427 family protein, with protein sequence MLPYLLSLAAGLAVGVAYGLIGVKSPAPPIIALVGLLGILAGEMAVSYWRGHPAVLSSLLHRKSFAVEPTKAPANPPA